The genomic DNA CGCCGTTGCCCGCGCACCCCGGCACCACCGCCTCGTCCGCCCCGCCCGCCCCGCCCGCGACCGGCGCGGCGGACTCCGCCCTGCCCCGGTCGAAACCGGTGCGCCTGCTGATTCCGGAGATCTCCGTCGACGCCCCCTTCACCGACCTCGCCATCGGCGACAAGGGGCAGCTCCAGCCACCGCCGGCCGGTGACACCAACCTCGTCGGCTGGTACGCCAAGGGCGCCTCCCCCGGAGAGAAGGGCACCTCGATCATCGCCGGGCACGTGGACACCAAGACGTCGGCCGCCGTCTTCGCCCGCCTCGACCAGCTCGACAAGGGCGACAAGTTCCGGGTCCGGCGCGCGGACGGGAGCAGCGCGACCTTCGTGGTCGACAGCCTGGAGACCTACGCCAAGGACGAGTTCCCCAGCGACCGCGTCTACGGCGACGCCGCCCGGCCCGAGGTGCGACTGATCACCTGCGCGGGCGACTACGACCACAAGGTCAAGGACTACACGGACAACCTGGTCGTCTTCGCGCACCTCGCCTGAGGCCGCGCGGCAGGCCGGCCGCGGTGCCGGTCACCCGCGCACCGCACACGGGTCGCGCGCCGTCGGGGCCCGGCACAGGATCGAGGCAAGCCGGCGTCGCGTCACCGCGGCCGACGTTCAGTTCCGCCCCCGCGAAGGAGACGTGCGCCAGATGACCACCACGTCCACCCCTGCCACCGAAACGCTTGCCTCCGAACCGCTGACGCGACAGCTGTCGCACCAGGTCTCCCAGTCCGTGTTCGACGGCTCCCGGCTGCGGGTCGTCCTCCTGGTTGAGGTCTACGACGGAGCCCAGCAGCAGTTCCTCGAGACGTACGAGAACCTGCGCAGCCACGTCGAGTCCGTCCCCGGGCACATCGGCGAGCAGCTGTGCCAGTCCATCGAGAACCCCTCCCAGTGGCTGATCACCAGCGAGTGGGAGAGCGCCCCGCCGTTCCTGAACTGGGTGAGCAGCGAGGAGCACGTGCGGATGGTCAAGCCGCTGCACAGCTGCGTGCGGGACACCCGGTCGCTCCGCTTCCACGTGGTCCGCGAGACCGGCCGTCCCTCGACCGGCGCCGATCCCGCCCGGGGCGGACTGCAGGCCGAGCCCCGCGTCGGCGACGGCGTCATCCGGCACGCGCTCACCTTCACGGTGAAGCCGGGCAGCGAGGAGGCGGTCGGCAAGGTCCTCGCCGACTACGCGTCTCCCGAGCCGCGGGTCGACGACACCACGCGCCTGTGCCGTACGTCCCTGTTCCTGCACGGCAACCGGGTGGTGCGGGCCATCGAGGTCCGCGGCGACCTGCTCGCGGCGCTGCGGCACGTCGCCGAGCAGCCCGAGGTGCGGGCCGTCGAGGAGGCCATCAACCCGTACCTGGAGCAGGACCGGGACCTCGGCGACCCGGAGTCCGCCCGGGTGTTCTACACGCGGGCGGCGCTGCCCGCCGTCCACCACGTCACCGCGGGGGAGGAGCAGGACCGGGCGCAGCGGCACGCGCTGTCGTACCCGGCCCGCCCGGGCTGCGGCATGCGGCTGGCCCAGCTGCTCGCCGAGCGCGACGAGGCGGCGGCCAGGGATCCGCGCAGCCCGGTCCTGTGCAGCACGATCTTCCAGCGCGACGACGTCGTGGTGCGGCTGGTCGACGTACGCGGGGACCTCCACGACGGCGATCCCGCGGTGACCCTCGGCCTTCCGGAGCCCGGCCAGGTGTCCGAGCTGACGACCCTGCTGGACGGCTTCACGGACGCCGGGTCCCCGACCGGCGGCGGACTCGTCCGCGCTCTCGAGGGCGCCCGGATGGAGCTGGTCACCGACCGGCGCGCGCCGGACGCCTGACCGGACCGCACCCACGCGTCGGCCGCCGGACCGCCACAGTGCGGTCCGGCGGCCGACGCGCGTGCGGGCCCCGGGTCAGCTCACTTCGGCACGGTGCAGTCGAAGGCGTGCAGGTACGGGTTGACCGGGCGGATGTCGTCGATGACGAGGCCGGCGTCGGTCAGCCGGCCGACCATGCTGTCGGTGGTGTGCTTGGCACCGCCGACGTTGAGGAGCAGCAGCAGGTCCATGGCGGTGCTGAACCGCATCGACGGCGTGTCGTCGACGAGGTTCTCGATGACGACGACCCGGGCCCCGGGACCGCCGGCCGCCATGACGTTGCGCAGGGCGCGGGCGGTGCTGTCGTCGTCCCACTCCAGGATGTTCTTGATGACGTAGACGTCGGCCCGCACCGGGATGGCCTCGCGGCAGTCGCCCGGCACGATGCGGACGCGGTCCGTGAGCGCACCGCCCTCGCGCAGCCGGGGGTCGGCGTTCTCCACCACCCGCGGCAGGTCGAGCAGGGTGCCCTGCATGGCCGGGTACTTCTCCAGCAGGCTCGCCACCACGTGGCCCTGGCCGCCGCCGATGTCGGCGACCGAGGTGCTCGCCGACAGGTCGAGGAGCGCGGCGACATCCTGGGCCGACTGCCGGCTGGACGTCGTCATGGCACGGTTGAAGACCTCGGCGGACTGCGGCGCGTCCTCGTTGAGGTAGGTGAAGAACTCCTTGCCGTACAGGCCCTCGACGACGTTGGAGCCGGTGCGTACCGCCTCGTCGAGCAGGGGCCAGGCGTCCCAGGTCCACGGTTCGGTGCACCACAGGGTGATGTTGCGCAGGCTGTGCGGGTCGTCCTCGCGCAGCAGGCGGGACATGTCGGTGTGTGCGAACGTCCCGTTCCGGTGCTCGGTGAAGACGCCGTAGCAGGTGAGGGCGCGCAGCAGCCGGCGCAGCGGCTTGGGCTCGGTCTTCACCGCGGCCGCGAGGTCCTCCACGGCCATGGGGGTGTCGCCGAGGGCGTCGGCGACACCGAGCCGTGCGGCCGCGCGGAGGGCGGCGGCACATGCCGCCCCGAACACGAGCTCCCTCAGCCGCATGGGCGGGGGTGGGGCAGTCTGTGCGGTCGTCATGTGCCGCTTTCCTTCCTTCTTCGGCCCATGGGCCGTCTTCGGTCCACGGGTGGTTACGGCCGGCTCAGCACAGGCCCGCGGGCTTGGAGGCGCCGCAGGTGTTGCCGGTGAAGGTGTTGCTCCTGCCGGTGTCGCCGGTCCCGGCGTTGACCAGGTCGGCGGGGGAGTTCTGGCTCAGCCGGTTGCCGTTGACCTGGTTCTTGGAGTTGGCGGTGCCCACCATGCTCGAGGCCAGGACGATGCCGCCCGACATCGACGACTTGCCCGAGTTGCCCTCGACCGTGTTGTCGGCGACCAGGACCTTCTCGACGCCGGTCAGGACGATGCCGGAGCCCTGGAGGGCCTCCAGCCGGTCGGTCTTCGGGCAGGACTTGTTGTTGCGCAGGACGCGGTTGTCCCGCACGACCAGGTCACCGGCCCTGGGCGTGTTCTCGTCGCCGACGACGAAGACACCCGCGCAGTTGCCGGTGATGTGGTTGCCCGCGACGGCGAGGTTGCGCAGGCGGCGGACGGTGACGCCGATCCGGTTGCCCTCGAGCCGGTTGTGCGCCACCAGGGTGCCCTCGGCGTCGGCGGCGCCCTCCTCGGTCTTGACGGTGTTGGCGAGGAAGATCCCCGCGTCGCCGTTGGCGCGGGCGGTGTTGCCGCGGATGATGCCGTGCACGGACCGCTCCTGGGCGATGCCCCAGACGCCGTTCTTCACCGCGTTCACGTTCCGGACCGTCAGCCCGTCGGTGGCCATGGAGAACACACCGGTACGGGTGAACCCGGTCACCGTCAGGTCGGAGACGGTGATGCCCTTGACGTTCTCGTCCTTCGTGCCGATCACGCAGATGCCGTTGCCGCCCTCGGCGCAGGTGTTGTCGGCGGCCTTCTGGGTGCTGGGCCTGATGACCGTGGAGCGGCCCATGCCCCGCAGGGTGAGCCCGGGGGTGCTCACCTTGACGCTCTCGTGGTAGGTGCCGGTGGTGACGAGGACGGTGTCGCCCGACTTGGCGGCGTCCACCGCCTTCTGGATCGACTCCCCGGGGTGGACCAGATGGGTCACGGGGACGGAGGACGCCGGGGCCGCGCCGAGCCCCGTCCCGATCATGGCTGCGGTGCACACCAGGTACACGACATGGCATTTCTTCATATTGCGCACGTTATGCCGGAATTATTGGACCGCGGGCGGGATGAGCCATCCGACGGCGTGTCATGAACGGCCGCTGAACCGCCCCTCGGTGGCAACCTGGGCGGCATGGGCAAGACCGCGCTGATCGTCATCGACATGATCAACACCTACGATCACCAGGACGCCGAGTCCCTGATCCCCGCCGTGGAGTCCGTGCTGCCGCACGTGACCGGCCTGCTGGACCGGGCGAGGCGGCAGGGCGTCCCCGTGATCTACGTCAACGACAACTTCGGGGAGTGGCGCTCGCACCACGGCGAGATCCTCGACAAGGCCCTCTCCGGGCCGCACTCCCGGCTCGTGGAGCCGTTGAAGCCCGACGAGTCCTCCCTCTTCGTGGTCAAGGCACGCCACTCGGTGTTCTTCGAGACCCCGCTGACCTATCTGCTCCACCAGCAGGGGATCGACCGGCTCGTGCTGTGCGGGCAGGTGACCGAGCAGTGCGTGCTCTACTCGGCGCTGGACGCCCACATCCGCCATCTGGAGGTCATCGTTCCGCGTGACGCGGTCGCCCACATCCACGCCGACCTGGCGGACGCGGCGCTGCGCATGATGGAGCGGAACATGGGCGCCCGGGTGTGCGACAGCGGCGAGTTGTGGACGTGAGGCGACCCGCCGCCACGCCGGCGGCGGGTCGCGTGCACCTCAGCCGCGCAGGCTCCGTACGGGCAGGACGACCTGCGCCGCCGAGGAGAGGGTGTCCGCGTGGTTGGCGAAGGCGGCGACCGCCTCGCCGTCGCCGGGCTCGCCCCCGGACCAGGGGCGGGTGGCGAAGATGAGACAGGCGTACCCCCGCCGGTCGACCGCCGCCCGCCACTCGGGAGTGGGTACGAACTGGGCGTTGACCCCCGGCATGGTGAGGGCCGCCGCTCCCGGTACGACGAGCAGGCCGATCGGCAGGCCGGACAGGACGGTGCCGTCCAGGACGGTGTCGCCGCCCACCGCCAGTCCGGAGCGGCTCAGCAGCCCCTCGACGGCGGCCGGGGTCGCCTCCGGGCCGCCCTCCCCGTCGCCGAGCGAACAGGCGAGGAGGAAGGGGACGTCGCCGTCCGGCGTCTCACGGCTCCAGGACATGATGACGAGGGTGCCGAGGTCGGCGGTTCGCAAGGGGCGCGGGTCAGTGGAGATCGAGGTCACCGCGAAACCGTAAGCGCGCGCGGCGGCGCGCCCGCCCGGCCGTCACCCGACTGGGCGACACCCTGGCCCTTCTTCATACGAATCTTCACACGAACGAGGGGCCCCGGGTGCCTCGCCCCGTCAGTGCTGCGACAGCCGTCCGCGGATGTCGTCGAAGTGCCGGTGCACGGCCGTCTCCGCCGCCTTCGCGTCGCCGGCGCGCACGGCCTCGACGATCCTGGCGTGCATCCGGGCCAGTTCCTCGCCGTCGGCCGCCGCGCCGATCCCCCGCGCCTGGGCGCGCACCCGGTGGAAGGCGCTCCAGAAGGCGTCGAGCAACTCGCTGAGCAGGTCGTTGTCCAGCGAGCGGTGCAGCGCCCGGTGAAAGGCGCGGTCGGTGCGGGCGGCGATCTCGCCGGCCTCGCGCACCTCCGTGTGCATGGTCTCCACCAGCGCGTCCAGCTCGGCCAGGTCCTCGGCGGGCAGCCGGCCGGCCAGCTGGTGCATCAGCCCCGCCTCCAGCGCCTCGCGCAGTTGCAGGAGTTCGAGCAGGCTGCCCTGCCCCCGGCGGTGCCCGACCACCGTGCGGAACGCCATGGCCTCGGTCATCGGCTCCAGCGACATGGTCCCGACGTAGGTCCCGAAGCCCCGCCGGATCTCGACGATGTGCATGGCCTGGAGGGACTTGAGGGCCTCGCGCAGCGAGTTGCGGCTGACACCGAAACGCGCCATCAGCTCCGTCTCGGTGGGCAGCGGGTCGCCGGGGCCGAGGCCCTGTTCGACGATCAGCTCCTTGACCTTCTCCTCGGCGTCGGCGGCGACCGAGCGCATGTGACGTCCCCTCTCGACCCTTGACATCCCCTGCTCTGCCATGTGTCACTCTAACAGGACATGGGACATCCTACGTCCCCCGTCACCAGGGCCTCGGTGCGCTGCTGCCCGCCGCCGTCCCGGGACGAGAACAGTACGACCTGGAGTACCGCATGCCCATCCCCACGCCGCTGAGCGGCGTCGTCCCCCCGGTCATCACCCCCCTCACCCCGACGGGGGAGGTGGACACCGCCTCGGTGCGCCGGCTCACCGAGCACCTGATCACGGCCGGTGTGCACGGCCTGTTCCTGCTGGGGTCCAGCGGCGAGACCGCCTACCTCACCGACGCCCAGCGGCTGACCGCCCTGGAGGCCGCCGTCGACGCCGCCGCGGGCCGGGTCCCCGTCCTCGCCGGGGTCATCGACACCACCACGGCCCGCGTACTGGACCGGGCGGCCGACGCGGTCCGGGCGGGCGCCGACGCGCTCGTGGCCACGGCGCCCTTCTACACCCGCACCCACCCCGTGGAGATCGCCGACCACTTCCGGCGTGTGCGCGAGGGCGCCGGACTGCCACTGTTCGCCTACGACATCCCGGCCGCCGTGCACACCAAGCTGCCCCGCGAGGTGGTCCTCGACCTGGCCGGGGACGGCACCCTCGCCGGGCTCAAGGACTCCAGCGGCGACGAGGGCTCCCTGCGCCGCCTGCTGACCGCACTGCGCCACCGTGCCCCCGGCTGCACCGTGCTCACCGGCTCCGAGCTCACCGTCGACGGCGCACTGCTCGCCGGCGTCGACGGCGTCGTTCCCGGGCTGGGCAACGTCGACGCCCACGGCTACGTACGCCTCTACGAGGCCGCCCGGGCCGGGGACTGGGCGGCGGCCAGGGCCGAACAGGACCGGCTCGCCGCCCTGTTCGCCCTCACCGACGCGGGCGATCCCGCCCGCATGGGCGGCAGCTCCAGCGCCCTCGGCGCCTTCAAGGCCGCCGCGCACCTGCTGGGCCTCATCGACTGCCCGGCCACCGCCGCACCGCAGGTACCGCTCGACGCTCCGGCCGTCGCCCGGGTCCGTGCCCGGCTCGCCGAGGCCGGACTCCTGTGACCCAGGGACCGGGCCGGTGACCGCCGAACCCGGTCCCGCCCGCCCCGTCCCCCGCCCCGTCCCCCGCCCCGTCCCCCGCCCTCGTCCCAGCCCCCGTCCCCCGACGCGCGTCTCCCCACCCGCATAGGATCGCCATGTCATCTGCGCGCACCACCCCGACCTCCCAGCCCTGGTACCGCGAGATCACCCGGGAGAAGTGGAAGTCCTTCTTCGCCGCCTGGATCGGCTACCTCCTCGACGGCTTCGACTTCGTCCTCATCACCCTCGTCCTCACCGAGATCGCCGACGACTTCGGGCTGTCCACCGTCGAGTCCGCCAGCCTCGTCTCCGGAGCCTTCATCACCCGCTGGCTCGGCGGTGCCGTGCTCGGCGCGCTCGGCGACCGCTTCGGCCGCAAGAGCGCCATGGTGGCCAGCATCCTGCTGTACTCGGTCGGCACCTTCGCCTGCGGCTTCGCCTGGGACTACACCAGCCTGTTCACGGCCCGCCTGCTGATCGGCATGGGCATGGCGGGCGAGTACAGCGCCAGCGCCACCTACGTCCTGGAGAGCTGGCCCGCCCGGCTGCGCAACCGTGCCTCCGGCTTCCTCATCTCCGGCTTCTCGCTGGGCGGCGTCCTGGCCGCCGAGGTCTACGAGCACGTGGTGCCCGGCCACGGGTGGCGCTGGCTGTTCTACATCGGCCTGTTTCCCGTCGTCGTCGCGCTGTGGGTACGCCGGGCGCTGCCCGAGGCCGACGACTGGGAGGCGCGGGTCGGGGCCGCCGGTGAACGGCCCAACCCCTTCCGGCCGCTGTTCGCGGACCGCCGCCGCGCGACGGTCAACACGGTGCTCGTCGTCGTCGCCACGGGCTCGCTCTTCGCGGTGTTCACCCCGCTCGGCGCCGGCGCGGTGCCCGTCCTGTCCGTCCTGGCGACGGCCTGTCTGGTCGCCTTCGCGGTACAACTGGGCGGCCGCAAGCGGTGGGTGCTGTTCCTCGCGCTCTGCGTCACCGTGTTCTGCGCCTTTCTCTACAGCTGGCCGGTCCAGGCCCTGCTGCCCACCTACCTCAAGACCGAGCTGGGCTTCAGCCCGGCCCAGGTGAGCGACGCGCTCTACTACGCCGGGTTCGGCACGATGGCCGGCTGCATCGTCACCGGCTTCGTCGGCGACCGGTTCGGCACCCGCAGGGCGTACGCCTGCACCCTGGTGGTGGGCATCGCCTTCGTCTTCCCCGTCTTCGCCATCCGGGACAGCCAACTCCAGCTGGGCATCCTGCTGTTCCTGATGCTCGCCTGCATGCAGGGCATCTCCGGGCTGCTGCCCAAGTTCATCGCCGGGCACTTCCCGACCGAGACCCGGGCCGCGTCCCTCGGCTTCACCTACAACGTCGGCGCGCTGGGCGGGGCCGTCGCCCCGGTGCTCGGCGCCAAGCTGGCGTCGGCCATGTCGCTGGGTCAGTCGCTCGCCGTGCTGACCTTCTCGCTGACCCTCGTGGTGATCGTGCTCATCGGCTTCGACGTCCCGAGCCGGCTCAACCGGCTCGTCGACAAGGAGGCGGTCCCCGACTACCTCGCCGCCGACGCGGCGGTGCCGGACGGGGCCGGGCGCATACGGTCGGCGCCGTGAGGTGGTGCCGGGCGGGGGAGGGCGCGTGCTCCGACTGGCCCAAGGCGCGGTGGCCAGGTGCGGCGACCGACGGTCACCTGATGTAACAGTCTTCTTATGATCTGTAGACGAAGTGATCGTCAGAGCGACGTGCGCGGTTCGCGTGGCCGCAGGATCCGCACCGCCGCGGTGACCCTGGTCGCCGCGGCCGCGCTCGGCGCGACCGGCGAAGCGGTGGCCGCGCCCTCGACTTCCCCGCGCACCGACTGGGACGCCATCGCCGCGTGCGAGTCCAGCGGCAACTGGCAGGCGAACACCGGCAACGGCTACTACGGCGGCCTGCAGTTCGCACGGTCCAGCTGGATCGCCGCCGGCGGCCTCGAGTACGCCCCGCGCGCGGACCTCGCCACCCGCGCCGAGCAGATCGCTGTGGCGGAGCGCCTCGCCCGTCTGCAGGGGATGTCCGCCTGGGGCTGCGCCTGAGGGCGGCCGTTCGGGCCCGGTCCGCGTCGGGTCGACCGGGGTGACCCGTGGGCTGCACGTGCCGCCGGTCACCGCCGCGTTCCGTTTCCCCCGAGCGGTGCACGGGCAGTCCCCGGCGGGGGAGCCGAGCGGCGGCCCCGGACGTCGTGTACGCCGATGCGTCCGGGGCCGTCCCGGCCCGTCGCGCGTGTCAGCTTCCGGAGACGCGGCGGCCCGAGTAGGCCGACCAGCGGCCTTCGCGTCGGGCCACCGTGATGTCCCGGCCGAAGCAGGACGTCAGCAGGGAACCGGTCAGGACCTCGTCCACCGCACCCCGGGACAGGACCCGGCCCTCGCGCAGCAGCAGGGCGTGGCTGACGGCGGGGGACAGCTCCTCGAGATGGTGCGTGACCGTGACGGTGGCCAGCCGCGGCCTCCCCTCGGCCAGTTGGTGCATCGCCTCGACGAGGTCCTCGCGGGAGGGCAGGTCCAGTGCGTTGAACGGCTCGTCCAGGAGCAGCAGGGCCGGATCGGCCATCAGTGCCCGGGCGATCAGGATCCGCGCCCGCTGTCCGCCCGAGCAGACCCCGTACGGACGGTCGGCCAGCTCCTTGACGCCGAGTTCGCACAGCAGCTCGCGGGCCCGGACGCGGACCTCCTCGTCGTACGTCCGCCACAGGGGCTGCACGGTGCCGCTGTGGCCGGTGAGCACGACCGCGTGGGCGGTGAGGTCCTGCGGCACCCGCTGGGCGGAGTTGACGTGGCCGATGCGCGTCCGCAGCTCACGGACGTCCACCCGGCCGAGCCGGCTGCCGAGGACCTCGACCGCGCCCGTGGTGGGGTGCATGAGCGCGCCGAGCAGCCGCAGCAGGGTGGTCTTCCCGGCGCCGTTGGCGCCCAGCAGCGCCCAGTGCTCGCCCGGCCGGACCGTCCAGTCCACGCCATCGAGGATCAGCTGGTCGGTGGTGAAGCGGCGCACGCCCACGCTCTGGAGCCGGAGCACGGCCGCCCCGTTCTCGTCGGCCTGGGAGCGGGCTGTCGGGGCGGTCATGCCGTGACTCCTTCACGCGCGGGGCACCTCTCGGTCACCGCGAACACTAGATGTACTCACCACGCTCCTGTCCGGGCCGTCCGCTTCCTGGACGGTGGGCCACGGCACTCGCGGCGGCACCCGCGGCGTTACTCAGGGCGGGGATGAGTCCCCGTACTCATCCGCGGCACCGGGTCCGGCTCCTATCGTGGCGCCGTCGGTGGGACACGGAGGGGGAGTCATGGGGCGGCGGGGCACTGCGCGGGCGAGCGGGCGGCGGCGGACGGGGCGTGTCGGTGGTGGTCTCCTGGCCCTGCTGGTGGGGCTGCTCGGCACCGGCTGTGCGGCCTTCGACACCGAGGACGACGTGCGGCGGGCCGAGGAGCTCGCCGAGGAGTCGTACCCCGGGGAGCTCGAGGTCGTCGACGCCCGGATCCTGTTCCCGGAGACCACCGGCTCGGAGGTCACGCTGTCGGTCGGGGACGACCCGGACGCGGCCGTCAGGTTCCGGGTGGACGCGGACAGGGACCGCTGCGACGGCGGCCCGGACTGCGAAGTCGCCCTCCGCAAGGCGGTGGACCGGGCCCGGCGGGAGGCCGGACACCTGCGTGCGATGCGCGCCGCCTTCGACGGCTGCGGGCAGCCGCTCCTGGCCACGGACGTGAAGCTGACGGCCCCCTGGATCGAGGCACGGTTGACCGATCGGACGGTGGACGACGTCCTGGCCCGCGTGGGTGCCTGCGTGCAGCGCTGGGTCACCGCTCGCGCGGAGCGGGATCCCGGTGCGGTGCCGAAGTGGGTCACCGTCAACCTCGTGGCCCCGGGAGCGGCGGAGGACCTCCCGGCGGCGAAGAGCACGTTGCCCGCCGTCGTGCGGTTCACCCATGGTCCCCGGCTCGCCGCCCTGGCGCGCGATCCGTACTACGTGGCCGCCTACCCGGTCGGCCGGGACGCGGACCGCACCGTCGACGCCGCCTCGGCCGGCCTGCGGATCGTCTCGCCCCTCGAGGAGCGGCAGGCCTTCTCCCGGCGGATCGACGCGTCGGTCCTGCCCGCCCTGCGCGCGACGTACCCGGACGCCGTGACGACCGGTGGGGCGGGGATGGGGGTGTGGCGACTTGAGCAGGGGACCCTCCGTCGCATGCGGGGGTACGTGCTGTTCTGCGAGCGGCCGCCCGCCGACGGCAAGCAGTGCTTCGGTGACCTGGCGGCCCTGGTGACCTCGGATCCGGAGGGCCGCGACGCCGAGGTCGTCGAAGTTCTCACGGACATCCGGGACGAGCGCGGGGTCCTGCGCCTGCCTCCGCAGTGACGGGGACGGGCGCAGGACCGGGGTCGCGGGGCGGGTGGAGTCAGACGCCCGCCACCGACTGGATCCAGGAGCGGTAGGCGGTCACGTTGGTGTACGCGGTGGTGGTCTGCCGGTCGCTGGTCGAGGCGACGCCGACCTGGACGCCGCCGGCCATCATCGGACCGCCGGAGTCGCCGCCCGCGGTGATGCCGTCGACGGGGCGCGCGCATATCGCCTGACCGTAGTAGGCGTCGTAGCAGCCCTGGGTGACGCTCACGTTGGCGACCTTGAGGTACTGGGACTGGCAGTTGATCTCCGAGCCGCACCGGGAGGTCGCTCCCCAGCCGTAGACCTGCACGGTCTGGCCGACCCGCACCGTGCCGGGCTGACCGAGGCGGGCGTAGGTGGCGGAGACGGAGCGGTCGAGGCGGACCAGCGCGAGGTCCGCCGAGGGGCTGGTGACGGTCTGGACGCCGTTGGCCACCGTGCCGCCGGAGCCCTGGTCGAGGCTGCCGACGCGGAAGGCGAGGTTGCCGCCGCTGACGCAGTGCTTGGCGGTGAGGATCCAGGTGGGGGAGATGATGGTCGAGGTGCAGGTCTGCTGGCCGTTGGAGAACAGCCGTGCCGCCCAGGGCGCGTTCTGCGCGTAGCCGCCGCCGATGATCGGCTGGGGGCCGCCGTCACCGGGCCGGGGCTCCACCGCCGAGGCACTCGGGGCGAGGGTGAGGGCGGACAGCAGCGCGGCCACAAGGGCGGCCAGCAGGGCGGGGACGAGTCTCGTTGTTCGCAAGGCTCCTCGATTCCGACGACACGCGCCTGGGCGCGTGCTGATGTGTGGGGGCGCCCACAGCATGTCGGGCCAGGCTCCCGGCCGGGCAGTCCCGGCTTTGCATAACGTGGCGTTATGCCCGGGGGACGGAACGGCGGGGGAGTGGCGGCGGCGTTCGAGGAGCCGGACGGGCCCTAGCGGAGCAGCAGTTGCACGAGGGCCACCGTGCCGACCGTCACGACCAGTATCCGCAGGACCGTGGGGCTGAAGTGGCGGCCCACCTTGGCGCCCGCGTAACCGCCGAGGCCCGAGCCGACCGCGAGGAGCCCGACGGCGGTCCACTCGAAGTCGGCCGCGAAGAGGAAGAAGAGCGCGGCCACGGTGTTGACGACGGCGGACAGGACGTTCTTGACGCCGTTGAGACGTTGCAGGGGTTCGTCCAGCAGCATGCCCATCAGGGAGAGGTAGATGATCCCCTGGGCCGCGGTGAAGTAGCCGCCGTAGACGCTGGCCAGCGTCAGGCCGGTGAGGAGCAGCGGACCGCCGTCCCGGCGGGGGGAGGCGCCGCTGCGGGCCCGGCGGCGCTGGACCAGTCTGCCGATCTGCGGCTGGAACGCCACCAGCAGCAGCGCGAGGCCGACCAGGACCGGCACGATCGTCTCGAAGGCGTCGGCGGGCAGCGTCAGCAGGAGGGTGGCGCCCGCGAGGCCGCCCAGCAGCGCTCCGGAGCCGAACTTCAGGACGCGCCCGCGCTGGCCGCGCAGCTCCTTGCGGTAGCCGATGGCCCCGCTGATGGAGCCGGGGATCAGGCCGAGCGCGTTGGAGACGGTGGCGGTGACCGGCGGCAGCCCCGTTGCCAGCAGCACGGGAAAGGTGATGAGCGTGCCGGAGCCGACCACGCTGTTGATGGCGCCGGCCCCGACGCCGGCCGCGAAGACCGCGGCCATGGCCTCCGGTGTCACCCCGTGCCGCCTCGCCCCGGACCCGTACTCGGCCGGAAGGTGTCTTGTGCATCTTTCACGGGGCCGACTGTACTCA from Streptomyces sp. CB09001 includes the following:
- a CDS encoding ATP-binding cassette domain-containing protein, encoding MTAPTARSQADENGAAVLRLQSVGVRRFTTDQLILDGVDWTVRPGEHWALLGANGAGKTTLLRLLGALMHPTTGAVEVLGSRLGRVDVRELRTRIGHVNSAQRVPQDLTAHAVVLTGHSGTVQPLWRTYDEEVRVRARELLCELGVKELADRPYGVCSGGQRARILIARALMADPALLLLDEPFNALDLPSREDLVEAMHQLAEGRPRLATVTVTHHLEELSPAVSHALLLREGRVLSRGAVDEVLTGSLLTSCFGRDITVARREGRWSAYSGRRVSGS
- a CDS encoding trypsin-like serine protease → MRTTRLVPALLAALVAALLSALTLAPSASAVEPRPGDGGPQPIIGGGYAQNAPWAARLFSNGQQTCTSTIISPTWILTAKHCVSGGNLAFRVGSLDQGSGGTVANGVQTVTSPSADLALVRLDRSVSATYARLGQPGTVRVGQTVQVYGWGATSRCGSEINCQSQYLKVANVSVTQGCYDAYYGQAICARPVDGITAGGDSGGPMMAGGVQVGVASTSDRQTTTAYTNVTAYRSWIQSVAGV
- a CDS encoding sialate:H+ symport family MFS transporter, which codes for MSSARTTPTSQPWYREITREKWKSFFAAWIGYLLDGFDFVLITLVLTEIADDFGLSTVESASLVSGAFITRWLGGAVLGALGDRFGRKSAMVASILLYSVGTFACGFAWDYTSLFTARLLIGMGMAGEYSASATYVLESWPARLRNRASGFLISGFSLGGVLAAEVYEHVVPGHGWRWLFYIGLFPVVVALWVRRALPEADDWEARVGAAGERPNPFRPLFADRRRATVNTVLVVVATGSLFAVFTPLGAGAVPVLSVLATACLVAFAVQLGGRKRWVLFLALCVTVFCAFLYSWPVQALLPTYLKTELGFSPAQVSDALYYAGFGTMAGCIVTGFVGDRFGTRRAYACTLVVGIAFVFPVFAIRDSQLQLGILLFLMLACMQGISGLLPKFIAGHFPTETRAASLGFTYNVGALGGAVAPVLGAKLASAMSLGQSLAVLTFSLTLVVIVLIGFDVPSRLNRLVDKEAVPDYLAADAAVPDGAGRIRSAP
- a CDS encoding sulfite exporter TauE/SafE family protein; translation: MAAVFAAGVGAGAINSVVGSGTLITFPVLLATGLPPVTATVSNALGLIPGSISGAIGYRKELRGQRGRVLKFGSGALLGGLAGATLLLTLPADAFETIVPVLVGLALLLVAFQPQIGRLVQRRRARSGASPRRDGGPLLLTGLTLASVYGGYFTAAQGIIYLSLMGMLLDEPLQRLNGVKNVLSAVVNTVAALFFLFAADFEWTAVGLLAVGSGLGGYAGAKVGRHFSPTVLRILVVTVGTVALVQLLLR
- the rpfE gene encoding resuscitation-promoting factor protein RpfE, which codes for MICRRSDRQSDVRGSRGRRIRTAAVTLVAAAALGATGEAVAAPSTSPRTDWDAIAACESSGNWQANTGNGYYGGLQFARSSWIAAGGLEYAPRADLATRAEQIAVAERLARLQGMSAWGCA